One segment of Triticum aestivum cultivar Chinese Spring chromosome 2A, IWGSC CS RefSeq v2.1, whole genome shotgun sequence DNA contains the following:
- the LOC123186980 gene encoding disease resistance protein RGA5 isoform X1 has translation MDLLLPPISASLGAMGSLAHKLDALLDTEHKDEMGKLGTRLLELSKARDPPVTARIWMKDVRELSYDMENFVDTEEDWIHNMSPFMGCVKEANARYERYRLESVPSHTYVFPIIHHRGRKTGLVVGLHDKGGPVDRLCQLLTDGDEQLKVLSIVGVGGIGKTTLAKQLWREHKLRDYFHCRAFVRTAKKPDMRRILRSILAQVRPHQPPDASEVDDLIHDLTEHLQDKRYIIIIDDIWDTSVWDVATCAFPEGNHGSRIITTTEIEDVALACCSYQSKYIFKMEPLSVSQSKQLFTNAVFGSGKEKSPQLDEVSDEIIRICDGLPQAIISISSVLVSHREANAVENWEHVQNNLPTSTTSDEILNFCYNSLPSCVQTCLLYLGIYPENYIILKEDIMKQWVAECFIRAPTEKEKMEVAGSYFDMLVNMGMIQHIDVDYSNAVLYYAVNHMVHDLITSKSIEDNFITVIDYSQRQLRLSNKVSRLSLQFGGAPFATTPASTGLSQIRSLTFIGLMSCFPSVVEFKLLRFLNLHIWSDQPSTYFDLRVICEFVLLRYLQVTCSDTVYLPDQMQGLKHLETLEINARVIVIPSDVVHLQSLLHLRLGGGTELPDVTGIPRNVTVPSVANLLDESSSPPKSVMTIELLPPICRIPEWIGQLNNLCILKVVVGELLRDDIHILGGLPALTVLTLHVQRRTTELIGFTPRAFNALEYFEFRCGVLRLMFEEGAMPNLQRIKLGFNSHRGEQYGRLLVGIEHLSNVQEISGIIGSTVGAEEYDLQAAESAFKDATGKHHSNVSIKRSDIVVEEYGPLEKQHLVRGKHPSTSSEHTGSRKQESQQAIKQNSHNNSQLISRRSDGNKQASVELRNDPRSSVQKVIVIKIVDITDKRWKSSAFKVLSKFHGTNSVAANEEEGTLTVVGDLDPVVVVLALQKAKLNVQIVSMGSHIFSMGEGLMDKPEGRKMPGRNPPEGQQKPESNPTQLPHSLIPPYSPPYRPPPYRQHRHEVHQSREDPNSCVIQ, from the exons ATGGATCTGCTGCTACCGCCGATTAGTGCTTCTCTTGGTGCCATGGGCTCCCTTGCACACAAGCTGGATGCGCTCCTCGATACAGAACACAAGGATGAGATGGGGAAACTCGGAACCCGGCTGCTGGAGCTCTCCAAGGCACGAGACCCTCCCGTTACAGCGAGGATCTGGATGAAGGATGTGCGCGAACTATCCTATGATATGGAGAACTTTGTCGACACTGAAGAAGATTGGATCCACAACATGTCACCGTTCATGGGCTGTGTGAAGGAAGCAAATGCACGGTACGAGAGGTACAGGCTTGAGAGCGTCCCCAGCCACACATATGTCTTTCCAATCATCCACCACCGTGGCCGGAAGACAGGTCTAGTCGTCGGCCTTCATGACAAGGGTGGCCCGGTTGATAGGCTCTGCCAATTGCTGACCGATGGAGATGAGCAGCTCAAGGTGTTATCCATTGTCGGTGTTGGAGGGATCGGGAAGACCACGCTTGCCAAACAGCTATGGCGTGAGCACAAACTCAGGGACTACTTCCACTGCCGGGCTTTTGTGCGGACGGCCAAGAAACCAGACATGAGGAGGATCCTAAGGAGCATACTCGCACAAGTTCGTCCGCACCAACCACCTGATGCTAGCGAGGTGGACGACCTCATTCACGATCTCACCGAGCATCTACAGGATAAAAG GTATATTATTATAATTGATGACATATGGGATACATCAGTATGGGATGTTGCTACATGTGCTTTCCCAGAGGGTAATCATGGAAGCAGGATAATAACAACAACAGAAATTGAGGATGTTGCCCTAGCATGCTGTAGTTACCAGTCCAAGTACATATTTAAGATGGAGCCACTCAGTGTCAGTCAATCAAAACAATTGTTCACCAATGCAGTGTTTGGCTCTGGAAAAGAGAAATCTCCTCAATTAGATGAAGTGTCAGATGAGATTATAAGAATATGTGATGGTTTACCACAGGCAATTATCAGCATATCCAGTGTTCTAGTAAGCCATAGGGAAGCAAATGCAGTAGAGAACTGGGAGCACGTACAGAACAATTTGCCAACAAGTACAACTTCCGACGAGATACTGAACTTTTGCTACAATAGTCTTCCCAGTTGTGTTCAGACATGTCTGTTGTATCTTGGCATATACCCGGAGAACTATATAATCTTGAAGGAAGATATAATGAAGCAATGGGTAGCTGAATGTTTTATCCGTGCACCAACAGAGAAAGAAAAAATGGAAGTGGCCGGGAGCTATTTTGATATGCTTGTAAATATGGGCATGATCCAACATATAGACGTAGACTATAGCAATGCGGTATTGTACTATGCAGTGAATCACATGGTACATGATCTTATTACTTCTAAGTCCATAGAAGATAATTTTATCACTGTGATAGATTATTCTCAGAGGCAATTGCGGCTTTCTAACAAGGTTAGTCGTTTGTCCCTCCAGTTTGGCGGCGCACCATTTGCAACTACACCAGCAAGTACTGGACTATCACAAATTCGGTCGCTTACTTTTATTGGACTGATGAGCTGCTTTCCTTCAGTTGTGGAGTTTAAGCTTCTTCGATTTCTGAACCTTCATATTTGGAGTGATCAACCGAGCACATACTTCGACCTCAGGGTTATCTGTGAATTTGTTCTGTTGAGATATTTGCAGGTCACCTGCAGCGACACCGTATATCTTCCAGATCAGATGCAAGGTCTGAAACACTTGGAAACACTTGAAATAAATGCAAGAGTAATAGTTATTCCATCGGATGTTGTTCATCTTCAGAGCTTGTTGCATCTCCGTCTCGGAGGTGGGACAGAACTGCCTGATGTGACTGGTATACCCAGAAATGTCACTGTGCCTAGTGTTGCCAATTTATTGGATGAGTCAAGCAGTCCTCCAAAATCAGTGATGACAATCGAGTTGTTGCCACCCATTTGTAGAATCCCCGAGTGGATTGGACAGCTTAACAACCTCTGCATTCTGAAAGTTGTCGTCGGTGAACTGCTAAGGGATGATATCCATATCCTGGGAGGATTGCCAGCCCTGACTGTTCTCACATTGCATGTACAGCGACGAACTACAGAACTAATTGGCTTCACACCTAGAGCATTTAATGCTCTAGAATATTTTGAGTTCAGGTGTGGCGTACTGCGCCTGATGTTTGAGGAAGGAGCAATGCCCAATCTTCAGAGGATTAAGCTAGGTTTCAATTCTCACAGAGGAGAACAGTACGGTCGTTTGCTTGTGGGCATTGAGCACCTGTCAAACGTCCAGGAGATTTCTGGAATAATTGGGTCAACCGTCGGTGCAGAGGAATATGACTTGCAAGCTGCAGAGTCTGCATTCAAGGATGCCACTGGCAAACATCATAGTAACGTCAGCATAAAAAGATCAGATATTGTTGTGGAAGAGTATGGTCCTCTAGAAAAACAGCATTTGGTGCGAGGGAAACACCCATCGACATCAAGTGAACATACTGGAAGTCGGAAACAAGAGTCCCAGCAAGCTATAAAGCAAAACTCCCATAACAATTCTCAGTTGATTAGCAG GAGAAGTGATGGCAACAAACAAGCAAGTGTGGAGCTACGGAATGACCCGCGATCATCGGTGCAGAAG GTGATCGTAATCAAGATAGTGGACATTACAGACAAGCGGTGGAAGTCCAGTGCCTTCAAAGTCCTTTCGAAGTTCCATG gGACCAATTCGGTAGCGGCAAACGAGGAGGAGGGGACGCTAACTGTGGTGGGGGACCTGGACCCGGTGGTCGTAGTGCTGGCATTACAGAAGGCCAAACTCAATGTGCAGATCGTCAGCATGGGGTCGCATATCTTCTCAATGGGCGAGGGGTTGATGGACAAACCCGAGGGACGCAAAATGCCTGGACGTAACCCGCCCGAGGGACAACAGAAGCCTGAATCTAACCCAACCCAGCTGCCGCACAGTCTCATCCCCCCGTACTCCCCTCCCTACCGGCCACCCCCCTACCGTCAACACCGACACGAGGTCCACCAGTCCCGGGAGGACCCCAACTCATGTGTCATCCAGTGA
- the LOC123186980 gene encoding disease resistance protein RGA5 isoform X2, producing the protein MDLLLPPISASLGAMGSLAHKLDALLDTEHKDEMGKLGTRLLELSKARDPPVTARIWMKDVRELSYDMENFVDTEEDWIHNMSPFMGCVKEANARYERYRLESVPSHTYVFPIIHHRGRKTGLVVGLHDKGGPVDRLCQLLTDGDEQLKVLSIVGVGGIGKTTLAKQLWREHKLRDYFHCRAFVRTAKKPDMRRILRSILAQVRPHQPPDASEVDDLIHDLTEHLQDKRYIIIIDDIWDTSVWDVATCAFPEGNHGSRIITTTEIEDVALACCSYQSKYIFKMEPLSVSQSKQLFTNAVFGSGKEKSPQLDEVSDEIIRICDGLPQAIISISSVLVSHREANAVENWEHVQNNLPTSTTSDEILNFCYNSLPSCVQTCLLYLGIYPENYIILKEDIMKQWVAECFIRAPTEKEKMEVAGSYFDMLVNMGMIQHIDVDYSNAVLYYAVNHMFGGAPFATTPASTGLSQIRSLTFIGLMSCFPSVVEFKLLRFLNLHIWSDQPSTYFDLRVICEFVLLRYLQVTCSDTVYLPDQMQGLKHLETLEINARVIVIPSDVVHLQSLLHLRLGGGTELPDVTGIPRNVTVPSVANLLDESSSPPKSVMTIELLPPICRIPEWIGQLNNLCILKVVVGELLRDDIHILGGLPALTVLTLHVQRRTTELIGFTPRAFNALEYFEFRCGVLRLMFEEGAMPNLQRIKLGFNSHRGEQYGRLLVGIEHLSNVQEISGIIGSTVGAEEYDLQAAESAFKDATGKHHSNVSIKRSDIVVEEYGPLEKQHLVRGKHPSTSSEHTGSRKQESQQAIKQNSHNNSQLISRRSDGNKQASVELRNDPRSSVQKVIVIKIVDITDKRWKSSAFKVLSKFHGTNSVAANEEEGTLTVVGDLDPVVVVLALQKAKLNVQIVSMGSHIFSMGEGLMDKPEGRKMPGRNPPEGQQKPESNPTQLPHSLIPPYSPPYRPPPYRQHRHEVHQSREDPNSCVIQ; encoded by the exons ATGGATCTGCTGCTACCGCCGATTAGTGCTTCTCTTGGTGCCATGGGCTCCCTTGCACACAAGCTGGATGCGCTCCTCGATACAGAACACAAGGATGAGATGGGGAAACTCGGAACCCGGCTGCTGGAGCTCTCCAAGGCACGAGACCCTCCCGTTACAGCGAGGATCTGGATGAAGGATGTGCGCGAACTATCCTATGATATGGAGAACTTTGTCGACACTGAAGAAGATTGGATCCACAACATGTCACCGTTCATGGGCTGTGTGAAGGAAGCAAATGCACGGTACGAGAGGTACAGGCTTGAGAGCGTCCCCAGCCACACATATGTCTTTCCAATCATCCACCACCGTGGCCGGAAGACAGGTCTAGTCGTCGGCCTTCATGACAAGGGTGGCCCGGTTGATAGGCTCTGCCAATTGCTGACCGATGGAGATGAGCAGCTCAAGGTGTTATCCATTGTCGGTGTTGGAGGGATCGGGAAGACCACGCTTGCCAAACAGCTATGGCGTGAGCACAAACTCAGGGACTACTTCCACTGCCGGGCTTTTGTGCGGACGGCCAAGAAACCAGACATGAGGAGGATCCTAAGGAGCATACTCGCACAAGTTCGTCCGCACCAACCACCTGATGCTAGCGAGGTGGACGACCTCATTCACGATCTCACCGAGCATCTACAGGATAAAAG GTATATTATTATAATTGATGACATATGGGATACATCAGTATGGGATGTTGCTACATGTGCTTTCCCAGAGGGTAATCATGGAAGCAGGATAATAACAACAACAGAAATTGAGGATGTTGCCCTAGCATGCTGTAGTTACCAGTCCAAGTACATATTTAAGATGGAGCCACTCAGTGTCAGTCAATCAAAACAATTGTTCACCAATGCAGTGTTTGGCTCTGGAAAAGAGAAATCTCCTCAATTAGATGAAGTGTCAGATGAGATTATAAGAATATGTGATGGTTTACCACAGGCAATTATCAGCATATCCAGTGTTCTAGTAAGCCATAGGGAAGCAAATGCAGTAGAGAACTGGGAGCACGTACAGAACAATTTGCCAACAAGTACAACTTCCGACGAGATACTGAACTTTTGCTACAATAGTCTTCCCAGTTGTGTTCAGACATGTCTGTTGTATCTTGGCATATACCCGGAGAACTATATAATCTTGAAGGAAGATATAATGAAGCAATGGGTAGCTGAATGTTTTATCCGTGCACCAACAGAGAAAGAAAAAATGGAAGTGGCCGGGAGCTATTTTGATATGCTTGTAAATATGGGCATGATCCAACATATAGACGTAGACTATAGCAATGCGGTATTGTACTATGCAGTGAATCACATG TTTGGCGGCGCACCATTTGCAACTACACCAGCAAGTACTGGACTATCACAAATTCGGTCGCTTACTTTTATTGGACTGATGAGCTGCTTTCCTTCAGTTGTGGAGTTTAAGCTTCTTCGATTTCTGAACCTTCATATTTGGAGTGATCAACCGAGCACATACTTCGACCTCAGGGTTATCTGTGAATTTGTTCTGTTGAGATATTTGCAGGTCACCTGCAGCGACACCGTATATCTTCCAGATCAGATGCAAGGTCTGAAACACTTGGAAACACTTGAAATAAATGCAAGAGTAATAGTTATTCCATCGGATGTTGTTCATCTTCAGAGCTTGTTGCATCTCCGTCTCGGAGGTGGGACAGAACTGCCTGATGTGACTGGTATACCCAGAAATGTCACTGTGCCTAGTGTTGCCAATTTATTGGATGAGTCAAGCAGTCCTCCAAAATCAGTGATGACAATCGAGTTGTTGCCACCCATTTGTAGAATCCCCGAGTGGATTGGACAGCTTAACAACCTCTGCATTCTGAAAGTTGTCGTCGGTGAACTGCTAAGGGATGATATCCATATCCTGGGAGGATTGCCAGCCCTGACTGTTCTCACATTGCATGTACAGCGACGAACTACAGAACTAATTGGCTTCACACCTAGAGCATTTAATGCTCTAGAATATTTTGAGTTCAGGTGTGGCGTACTGCGCCTGATGTTTGAGGAAGGAGCAATGCCCAATCTTCAGAGGATTAAGCTAGGTTTCAATTCTCACAGAGGAGAACAGTACGGTCGTTTGCTTGTGGGCATTGAGCACCTGTCAAACGTCCAGGAGATTTCTGGAATAATTGGGTCAACCGTCGGTGCAGAGGAATATGACTTGCAAGCTGCAGAGTCTGCATTCAAGGATGCCACTGGCAAACATCATAGTAACGTCAGCATAAAAAGATCAGATATTGTTGTGGAAGAGTATGGTCCTCTAGAAAAACAGCATTTGGTGCGAGGGAAACACCCATCGACATCAAGTGAACATACTGGAAGTCGGAAACAAGAGTCCCAGCAAGCTATAAAGCAAAACTCCCATAACAATTCTCAGTTGATTAGCAG GAGAAGTGATGGCAACAAACAAGCAAGTGTGGAGCTACGGAATGACCCGCGATCATCGGTGCAGAAG GTGATCGTAATCAAGATAGTGGACATTACAGACAAGCGGTGGAAGTCCAGTGCCTTCAAAGTCCTTTCGAAGTTCCATG gGACCAATTCGGTAGCGGCAAACGAGGAGGAGGGGACGCTAACTGTGGTGGGGGACCTGGACCCGGTGGTCGTAGTGCTGGCATTACAGAAGGCCAAACTCAATGTGCAGATCGTCAGCATGGGGTCGCATATCTTCTCAATGGGCGAGGGGTTGATGGACAAACCCGAGGGACGCAAAATGCCTGGACGTAACCCGCCCGAGGGACAACAGAAGCCTGAATCTAACCCAACCCAGCTGCCGCACAGTCTCATCCCCCCGTACTCCCCTCCCTACCGGCCACCCCCCTACCGTCAACACCGACACGAGGTCCACCAGTCCCGGGAGGACCCCAACTCATGTGTCATCCAGTGA